The following are encoded together in the Halopiger aswanensis genome:
- a CDS encoding FAD-binding and (Fe-S)-binding domain-containing protein, translating to MAVEDRRTTGRNRSIQGSDREREREGDAGDESGEGDARLAAALQAACRGDVRFDEYTRVLYATDGSIYGAQPAGVVFPRDTADVKAAVRVAADHGAPVLPRGAGSSLAGQAVGPGCVVLDLSRHMDEIQEIDPDGRRAVVQPGVVQDDLDDALEPHGLKFAPDPASSNRATIGGGIGNNSTGAHSVRYGITDAYVEECTVVLADGSLIRTRDVVLDSEEWDRIVGKDDREAAIYRTVRAVVEDNAEEIEARYPELKRSVSGYNLQKVIREDEDGNRAINLSKLLVGAEGTLGVVVEATLSLVTRPEETALVVCCYDDLLEALAAVPDALALEASAVELMDEEVFRLAADSQEYAEYAEPIPDGTAAALMLEFDDEVFDDLPDAIADAQTHLVEAGAAFDSIEAFSPAKQERLWKLRKAAIPLLMSMEGDPKPYPFVEDASVPPDELAAYVDGFQEILEAHDTTAAYFAHAGVGTLHIRPVLNLKEEDDIEKMRSIAADVTDLVLEHQGSFSGEHGDGLARTEFNPKLYGPDLWQAFKDVKSAFDPDWRLNPGKVVYRDEDPTDIRDHLRYGADYASLEPRTAQQFDEEGGFSHLVELCNGCGTCRQTDSDVMCPTYRATEEEIATTRGRANLLRAAISGEIDPEERFSERFQREVLDLCIGCKGCQSDCPTGVDLAKLKAEVKHGYHEREGLSLRERLFGNVDRLAALGSAVAPLANRAPELPGARTALERTIGIAADRTLPTFRRESLVDWFADRGPQVDPDEATAGVVLYPDTYTNYSNPAPGKAAVEVLEAADIHVAVPDLGPTGRAAYSQGMLDVAAERGRALLEDVAPYLERGWSVVFVEPSDASMVVDEYRSLLGGSADRGADGVETDRLERLAANAYGICEYLDEHRLDEDLAFRDETAGERLTVHGHCHQKARGADHHAVGVLRRAGYRVDPVDSGCCGMAGSFGYEAEHYDLSTAIGDLLREQLETLATNAADADTDAADDPTVVAPGTSCRTQIGDFDGYDRPPHPVELLARGLAE from the coding sequence ATGGCCGTCGAGGACCGACGGACGACCGGGAGGAATCGATCGATCCAGGGCAGCGACCGCGAGCGGGAACGCGAGGGAGACGCGGGCGACGAGAGCGGGGAGGGCGACGCACGGCTGGCCGCCGCCCTTCAGGCCGCCTGCCGCGGCGACGTCCGGTTCGACGAGTACACGCGCGTGCTCTACGCGACCGACGGCAGCATCTACGGGGCCCAGCCCGCAGGGGTCGTCTTCCCGCGAGATACTGCCGACGTCAAAGCTGCAGTTCGCGTCGCGGCCGACCACGGCGCGCCGGTGTTGCCCCGCGGGGCCGGCTCGTCGCTCGCCGGGCAGGCGGTCGGCCCCGGCTGCGTCGTGCTGGACCTGTCGCGCCACATGGACGAGATCCAGGAGATCGATCCCGACGGGCGGCGGGCCGTCGTCCAGCCCGGGGTCGTCCAGGACGACTTAGACGACGCCCTCGAGCCCCACGGGCTCAAGTTCGCGCCCGACCCGGCCTCCTCGAACCGGGCGACGATCGGCGGCGGGATCGGCAACAATTCGACCGGTGCCCACTCGGTTCGGTACGGCATCACGGACGCCTACGTCGAGGAGTGTACGGTCGTCCTCGCGGACGGCTCGCTGATCCGGACGCGGGACGTCGTCCTCGACAGCGAGGAGTGGGACCGAATCGTCGGAAAGGACGACCGCGAGGCCGCGATCTACCGAACGGTCCGCGCGGTCGTCGAGGACAACGCCGAGGAAATCGAGGCCCGGTATCCGGAACTCAAGCGCAGCGTCAGCGGGTACAACCTGCAGAAGGTGATCCGGGAGGACGAAGACGGAAATCGAGCGATCAACCTCTCGAAACTGCTGGTCGGCGCCGAAGGGACGCTGGGTGTCGTCGTCGAGGCGACGCTCTCGCTGGTCACCCGCCCCGAGGAAACCGCCCTCGTCGTCTGCTGTTACGACGACCTGCTCGAGGCCCTCGCCGCGGTGCCCGACGCGCTCGCTCTCGAGGCAAGCGCCGTCGAGTTGATGGACGAGGAAGTGTTCCGGCTGGCCGCGGACTCCCAGGAGTACGCGGAGTACGCCGAGCCGATTCCCGACGGCACCGCCGCGGCGCTGATGCTCGAGTTCGACGACGAGGTGTTCGACGACCTGCCCGACGCGATCGCGGACGCCCAGACGCACCTCGTCGAGGCGGGCGCCGCGTTCGACTCGATCGAGGCGTTTTCGCCCGCCAAGCAGGAGCGGCTCTGGAAGCTCCGGAAGGCCGCGATCCCGCTGTTGATGAGCATGGAGGGCGATCCGAAGCCGTACCCGTTCGTCGAGGACGCCTCCGTTCCGCCGGACGAACTCGCCGCGTACGTCGACGGCTTTCAGGAGATTCTCGAGGCCCACGACACGACGGCGGCGTACTTCGCCCACGCTGGCGTCGGAACGCTGCACATCCGGCCCGTACTGAACCTCAAGGAGGAAGACGATATCGAGAAGATGCGGTCGATCGCCGCCGACGTGACGGACCTCGTCCTCGAGCACCAGGGATCGTTCTCAGGCGAACACGGCGACGGCCTCGCGCGCACGGAGTTCAACCCGAAGCTCTACGGGCCGGACCTCTGGCAGGCGTTCAAGGACGTGAAATCCGCGTTCGACCCGGACTGGCGGCTGAACCCCGGCAAGGTCGTCTACCGGGATGAGGATCCCACGGACATCCGCGATCACCTCCGGTACGGCGCCGATTACGCCAGCCTCGAGCCCCGGACAGCGCAGCAATTCGACGAGGAAGGCGGCTTCTCGCACCTCGTGGAACTGTGCAACGGCTGCGGGACCTGCCGGCAGACGGATTCGGACGTGATGTGTCCGACCTACCGCGCGACCGAGGAGGAGATCGCGACGACCCGGGGACGCGCGAACCTGCTCCGGGCGGCGATCAGCGGCGAGATCGACCCCGAGGAACGGTTCAGCGAGCGGTTCCAGCGGGAGGTGCTCGACCTCTGTATCGGCTGCAAGGGCTGTCAGAGCGACTGCCCCACCGGCGTCGACCTCGCGAAGCTCAAGGCCGAGGTCAAACACGGCTACCACGAGCGCGAGGGCCTGTCGCTGCGCGAGCGGCTGTTCGGCAACGTCGACCGGCTCGCGGCGCTGGGGAGCGCGGTCGCCCCGCTCGCGAACCGCGCGCCCGAACTGCCGGGCGCCAGGACCGCCCTCGAGCGAACGATCGGCATCGCGGCTGACCGGACGCTGCCGACGTTCCGGCGCGAGTCGCTCGTGGACTGGTTCGCCGATCGAGGCCCGCAGGTCGATCCCGACGAGGCGACGGCGGGCGTCGTCCTCTACCCCGACACGTACACGAACTACTCGAACCCGGCGCCGGGGAAAGCCGCCGTCGAGGTGCTCGAGGCCGCCGATATCCACGTCGCAGTTCCCGACCTCGGGCCGACGGGCCGTGCGGCCTACTCCCAGGGGATGCTCGATGTCGCCGCCGAACGGGGTCGGGCGCTGCTCGAGGACGTGGCGCCGTACCTCGAGAGGGGCTGGTCGGTCGTCTTCGTCGAACCCTCGGACGCGTCGATGGTCGTCGACGAGTACCGGTCGCTGCTGGGCGGCAGTGCGGATCGAGGCGCGGACGGCGTCGAGACTGATCGCCTCGAGAGACTCGCGGCCAACGCCTACGGGATCTGCGAGTACCTCGACGAGCACCGGCTGGACGAAGACCTCGCCTTCCGCGACGAGACGGCCGGCGAGCGGCTGACGGTCCACGGCCACTGCCACCAGAAAGCCCGCGGCGCGGACCATCACGCGGTTGGCGTGCTCCGCCGGGCGGGCTACCGGGTCGACCCGGTCGATTCCGGCTGCTGCGGGATGGCCGGCAGCTTCGGCTACGAAGCCGAGCACTACGACCTCTCGACCGCCATCGGCGACCTGCTTCGGGAGCAACTCGAGACCCTCGCGACGAACGCCGCCGACGCCGATACTGACGCGGCCGACGACCCGACGGTCGTCGCCCCCGGCACCTCCTGTCGGACCCAGATCGGCGACTTCGACGGCTACGACCGACCGCCCCACCCGGTCGAACTGCTCGCTCGAGGGCTCGCGGAGTAA
- a CDS encoding sensor histidine kinase, whose amino-acid sequence MPIGNDLVLAAYAVATVSAAVLAGVVWRRRERCGAVALAAAIAGAALWAGSLFALVAVDSVVVSTFLLRFLYVGVVVSVLGLFLFILEYTGREHLVTPRTVALLSIEPVLVVALAFANPGGVFFESIEPDPTTPGGISVEMGFAFDVHLVYSYLLLLVGTAMVVESLYAARSLYRGQAATLLGATTAPLLANAVHTLELFGLGDIDTTPIGFVVAGALFAVAIGRYRLIDIVPIARHHVLDTIAEGVFVVDRNDRLVDVNSAGRRFIDNEDETLVGRPIESLFSPASIDLYEALTASPDKSRDVLSVGDSYYDVRVTPVDDGRGRHVGWIVVASDVTERKRHERELERQNERLDQFASMVSHDLRNPLSVADGYVSLARETGDTSHLEDAERSLERMETIIDDVLALTRDGEEVTDPEPVALESLAERAWEHVDSAAATLTVDATATIRADADRTTRLLENLFRNAIEHGRPAAVPEPQTADGSDEADDPDADGSSTIEITVGTIGDEGALEGFYVEDDGRGIAPEQRDRIFESGYTGDGDGTGLGLRIVERIAEAHGWTVAATESEAGGARFEMTGIESERARANRVDSSSK is encoded by the coding sequence ATGCCAATCGGGAACGACCTCGTTCTCGCCGCCTACGCCGTCGCAACGGTCAGTGCCGCCGTTCTCGCCGGCGTCGTCTGGCGGCGGCGAGAACGGTGTGGGGCCGTCGCGCTCGCGGCGGCGATCGCGGGGGCGGCACTCTGGGCGGGATCGTTGTTTGCACTGGTCGCCGTCGACAGCGTCGTGGTCTCGACGTTCCTGCTCCGGTTTCTCTACGTCGGCGTCGTCGTCAGCGTTCTGGGCCTGTTCCTGTTCATCCTCGAGTACACCGGTCGCGAACACCTCGTCACCCCGAGGACCGTCGCGTTGCTCTCGATCGAACCCGTCCTCGTCGTCGCGCTCGCGTTTGCGAATCCCGGAGGCGTGTTCTTCGAATCTATCGAACCCGACCCGACGACGCCGGGCGGGATTTCGGTCGAGATGGGGTTCGCGTTCGACGTCCACCTGGTCTACTCGTATCTCCTCCTGCTCGTCGGCACCGCGATGGTCGTCGAGTCGCTGTACGCCGCCCGATCGCTCTACCGGGGTCAGGCCGCAACCCTCCTCGGCGCGACGACGGCGCCGCTCCTCGCGAACGCCGTCCACACGCTCGAACTCTTCGGACTGGGCGACATCGATACGACGCCGATCGGCTTCGTCGTCGCGGGCGCGCTGTTCGCAGTCGCGATCGGCCGCTACCGATTGATCGACATCGTTCCGATCGCTCGCCACCACGTTCTCGATACGATCGCCGAAGGCGTGTTCGTCGTCGACCGCAACGATCGACTCGTCGACGTCAACTCCGCCGGTCGTCGGTTCATCGACAACGAGGACGAGACGCTCGTCGGCCGACCCATCGAGTCGCTCTTTTCCCCCGCTTCGATCGACCTGTACGAAGCGCTCACGGCGTCTCCGGACAAGAGCCGAGACGTCCTCTCCGTGGGTGACTCGTACTACGACGTCCGGGTGACGCCGGTCGACGACGGCCGGGGCCGCCACGTCGGCTGGATCGTCGTCGCATCGGACGTCACGGAGCGAAAACGCCACGAGCGGGAACTCGAGCGCCAGAACGAGCGTCTCGATCAGTTCGCGAGCATGGTTTCGCACGACCTGCGGAATCCGTTGAGCGTCGCCGACGGCTACGTCTCGCTCGCGCGAGAAACCGGCGACACGTCCCACCTCGAGGACGCTGAACGGTCGCTCGAGCGCATGGAGACGATCATCGACGACGTGCTCGCGCTCACCCGCGACGGCGAGGAGGTCACCGACCCGGAACCGGTCGCGCTCGAGTCCCTCGCCGAGCGGGCCTGGGAGCACGTCGACTCGGCGGCTGCGACGCTGACGGTCGACGCGACCGCGACGATCCGCGCCGACGCGGATCGAACGACCCGTCTCCTCGAGAACCTGTTTCGCAACGCGATCGAGCACGGTCGGCCGGCCGCCGTGCCGGAGCCCCAGACCGCTGACGGCTCAGACGAGGCCGACGATCCGGACGCCGATGGATCGAGCACGATCGAAATCACGGTCGGGACGATCGGCGACGAAGGTGCGCTCGAGGGGTTCTACGTCGAAGACGACGGGCGCGGTATCGCGCCCGAACAGCGCGATCGCATCTTCGAGAGCGGCTACACCGGCGACGGGGACGGTACGGGCCTCGGGCTACGCATCGTCGAGCGGATCGCCGAGGCCCACGGCTGGACCGTCGCGGCGACCGAGAGCGAAGCCGGCGGTGCCCGATTCGAAATGACCGGCATCGAAAGCGAACGCGCTCGGGCGAACCGGGTCGATTCTTCCTCAAAGTGA
- a CDS encoding DUF5827 family protein: MPVPKSEFDSLPPCDFYTPEELLEADQMYTVYEIARLLQGLEPDAEIEEETEAILLDWAIPWIMTNSDDLVVAEPRSDDEPGYYGLKEDEADDADDADA, from the coding sequence ATGCCCGTTCCGAAATCCGAGTTCGACAGCCTGCCACCCTGTGACTTCTACACGCCCGAGGAGCTCCTCGAGGCCGACCAGATGTACACCGTCTACGAGATCGCCCGACTGCTGCAGGGTCTCGAGCCCGACGCGGAGATCGAGGAGGAAACCGAAGCTATCCTGCTAGACTGGGCGATTCCGTGGATTATGACGAACTCTGACGACCTCGTGGTCGCGGAACCGCGCAGCGACGACGAGCCCGGCTACTACGGGCTCAAGGAAGACGAGGCCGACGACGCCGACGACGCCGACGCATGA
- a CDS encoding ATPase — translation MIFLVVGADRVDAGKTTFSVGLLERTGAVGYKPRAGNDYWFDYDDCRRALSDGRLYGKDAKRLAGAENGARAPEQLNPVHRLWRPAPDGGTGLLGRADREFVVDRVGRPSEDESPTFVRNATADVPEAVAEALPLEDAVAVETVAEFNEIAEQRYVPAFESLAAEIESADVAVVESYGDIAQPLQSLDPAAVAAVAAVEPGRARIYPGDRYCRACEIASSSPQDGRLEKRVPDVLEYLDPLERVQLPPLSDVGREDPARIAEAYADAYDALLAAAKNV, via the coding sequence ATGATCTTCCTCGTCGTCGGCGCCGACCGCGTCGACGCCGGCAAGACCACCTTCTCGGTCGGCCTGCTCGAGCGGACCGGCGCGGTCGGCTACAAGCCCCGCGCGGGCAACGACTACTGGTTCGACTACGACGACTGCCGGCGGGCGCTGTCGGACGGCCGCCTCTACGGGAAGGACGCGAAGCGACTCGCCGGTGCCGAGAACGGCGCTCGAGCGCCCGAACAGTTGAATCCGGTCCACCGACTGTGGCGACCGGCGCCCGACGGCGGCACGGGGCTGCTCGGGCGCGCCGATCGGGAGTTCGTCGTCGATCGCGTCGGCCGCCCAAGCGAGGACGAGTCTCCGACGTTCGTTCGCAACGCTACCGCGGACGTTCCCGAGGCGGTCGCCGAGGCGCTGCCGCTCGAGGACGCCGTCGCCGTCGAGACGGTCGCGGAGTTCAACGAAATCGCCGAGCAACGCTACGTCCCGGCCTTCGAGTCGCTGGCCGCCGAGATCGAATCGGCGGACGTCGCCGTCGTCGAATCCTACGGCGACATCGCCCAGCCGCTCCAGTCGCTCGATCCGGCCGCCGTCGCCGCGGTCGCGGCCGTCGAACCGGGCCGTGCCCGAATCTACCCCGGCGACCGCTACTGTCGCGCCTGCGAAATCGCGAGCTCGAGCCCGCAGGACGGTCGCCTCGAGAAGCGCGTGCCCGACGTGCTCGAGTATCTCGACCCGCTCGAGCGGGTGCAGTTGCCGCCGCTGAGCGACGTAGGGCGTGAGGATCCGGCGCGGATCGCCGAGGCGTACGCGGACGCGTACGACGCGCTGTTGGCCGCCGCGAAGAACGTCTGA
- a CDS encoding thiamine ABC transporter substrate-binding protein, producing the protein MRRRTFLGTVGSGTVIGVAGCLTQENESGNGGGNGDGGDGNGAGNGTDSNDGDDSDASTLEGTLEVVTYESMIDTENSAGPWLKEAFEAEYPDVTLEWTRLPEQGINYYIERASRDVEIEPDVYLGLNVDDLVLVDDNLGDGGLFGELERDRLEHAGRVRDGLDMGDPHDRVLPYDTGYISLVYDENEVDEPRTFEDLTEPAYEDALLAQNAQASDPGQAFLLWTIDAFGEDGYLDYWRELDDNGVRILDDWTESYSGAYMEGERPMVVSYSTDQVYANEYDYDFSRHQVAFLNDQGYANPEGMAIFEDSDNADLANAFFDFVLSNEPQAEIAQRNVQFPAVADDHVDLDEEFDQYAHVPPEPVTVGYDRLRGNLDQWVDDWAREFASQ; encoded by the coding sequence ATGAGACGACGAACCTTCCTCGGGACCGTCGGTAGCGGGACCGTCATCGGCGTCGCCGGCTGCCTGACGCAGGAGAACGAGAGCGGAAACGGCGGCGGGAACGGTGACGGTGGAGACGGAAACGGTGCCGGCAACGGCACCGACTCGAACGACGGTGACGACTCCGACGCATCGACCCTCGAGGGCACGCTCGAGGTCGTCACCTACGAGTCGATGATCGACACCGAGAACTCCGCCGGGCCGTGGCTCAAGGAGGCCTTCGAGGCCGAGTACCCCGACGTGACCCTCGAGTGGACGCGTCTGCCCGAGCAGGGCATCAACTACTACATCGAGCGAGCGTCCCGGGACGTCGAGATCGAACCCGACGTCTACCTCGGGCTGAACGTCGACGACCTCGTCCTCGTCGACGACAATCTGGGGGACGGCGGCCTGTTCGGCGAACTCGAGCGCGACCGCCTCGAGCACGCCGGACGGGTCCGCGACGGCCTCGACATGGGTGACCCCCACGACCGCGTACTGCCCTACGACACGGGGTACATCAGCCTCGTCTACGACGAGAACGAAGTCGACGAACCCCGGACCTTCGAAGATCTGACCGAACCCGCCTACGAGGACGCGCTGCTGGCCCAGAACGCCCAGGCCTCCGACCCCGGGCAGGCGTTCCTCCTGTGGACGATCGACGCTTTCGGCGAGGACGGCTACCTCGACTACTGGCGGGAGTTGGACGACAACGGCGTCCGCATCCTTGACGACTGGACCGAGTCCTACTCCGGCGCGTACATGGAGGGCGAGCGGCCGATGGTCGTCTCCTACTCGACGGATCAGGTCTACGCCAACGAGTACGACTACGACTTCTCGCGCCACCAAGTCGCCTTCCTGAACGACCAGGGGTACGCGAACCCGGAGGGGATGGCGATCTTCGAGGACAGCGACAACGCCGATCTCGCGAACGCGTTCTTCGATTTCGTCCTCTCGAACGAACCACAGGCCGAGATCGCCCAGCGCAACGTCCAGTTCCCCGCCGTCGCGGACGACCACGTCGATCTGGACGAGGAGTTCGACCAGTACGCCCACGTCCCGCCGGAGCCGGTGACGGTCGGCTACGACCGGCTCCGCGGGAACCTCGATCAGTGGGTCGACGACTGGGCCCGCGAGTTCGCCAGCCAGTAA
- a CDS encoding ABC transporter permease, translating into MSTASDDHSSAALERVPDAVSGWLERRGLHLAAIVTAVILVVVLYVPVGVVFVNAVGEEGAATLANFRAVLTDPFYFGVLAEVFADPLAIGRHLEGLVGWLAAISISPSLEGVVVPGVGLEVPVPRLGLDAPAVRKGLFGFTTYQAVLSTAASVALGLPAAYVLANYEFYGRRTLRSLTILPFVLPGIMVAVGFYAMFGRAGTLNGLLGLVGVGPIAFIESNPLAIVIVAHAFYNAPLVARLTVAAWESVDIRAVETARSLGAGPRRAFRDVVVPQLAPAVLTGALLTFVFTFMTFPIVLALGGLQLATVEVWIYDRIQQLDYAEAATLAILETTFSLGLTYAYLRYESAQAGFSQAASPPPKEPLFPDRRTVLTARRLAIAAYGLVAVVVFVGPLASLVVGSLTDGSGLTLRHYAFLLERQLEGASFQTQPLPAIRNSLLFGVATLAVAVPMGVVISVLTVRAGRLGTAIDTLAMLPLAVSGVVFGIGLLQGLVFGLSLPGGWRLQLTGPIAIVVAHAVAAYPFVTRNVSPLLSSLDPAMVESARALGASRLRALVDVELPLVATGIVAGAAFAFAISIGEFSSTVILASGSESYTMPVAVERYLGRRSGPAIAMGTLLLIVTAASFVVVDRVGGRYEP; encoded by the coding sequence GTGTCCACCGCCTCAGACGATCACAGCAGTGCCGCGCTCGAGCGCGTTCCCGACGCCGTGAGCGGCTGGCTCGAGCGCCGCGGACTCCACCTCGCGGCGATCGTCACGGCGGTAATCCTCGTCGTCGTGCTCTACGTCCCCGTCGGCGTCGTCTTCGTCAACGCCGTCGGCGAGGAGGGAGCGGCGACGCTCGCCAACTTCCGCGCGGTGCTAACCGACCCGTTCTACTTCGGGGTCCTCGCGGAGGTCTTCGCGGATCCGCTCGCGATCGGACGCCACCTCGAGGGACTGGTCGGCTGGCTCGCGGCGATTTCTATCTCGCCGTCGCTCGAGGGGGTCGTCGTTCCCGGCGTCGGCCTCGAGGTGCCGGTGCCGCGGCTGGGCCTCGACGCGCCCGCCGTTCGCAAGGGTCTGTTCGGCTTTACGACCTACCAGGCCGTTCTCTCGACGGCCGCGAGCGTCGCCCTCGGACTGCCGGCCGCGTACGTCCTCGCGAACTACGAGTTCTACGGCCGGCGGACGCTGCGCTCGCTGACGATCCTGCCGTTCGTCCTGCCGGGGATCATGGTCGCGGTCGGCTTCTACGCGATGTTCGGCCGCGCGGGGACGTTAAACGGCCTGCTCGGGCTGGTCGGCGTCGGACCGATCGCGTTCATCGAGTCGAACCCGCTCGCGATCGTCATCGTCGCCCACGCCTTCTACAACGCGCCGCTGGTCGCCAGGCTCACCGTCGCCGCCTGGGAGTCGGTGGACATCCGGGCCGTCGAAACCGCCCGCAGCCTCGGCGCCGGCCCGCGGCGCGCGTTCCGGGACGTCGTCGTCCCCCAGCTCGCGCCGGCCGTCCTCACCGGCGCCCTGCTGACCTTCGTGTTCACGTTCATGACCTTCCCTATCGTGCTCGCGCTCGGGGGGCTCCAGTTGGCGACCGTCGAGGTCTGGATCTACGACCGCATCCAGCAACTCGACTACGCCGAGGCCGCCACGCTCGCGATCCTCGAGACGACCTTCTCGCTCGGGCTGACCTACGCCTACCTCCGGTACGAATCCGCCCAGGCGGGCTTCTCGCAGGCCGCGTCGCCGCCTCCGAAGGAGCCGCTGTTTCCGGACCGGCGGACGGTACTGACCGCCCGACGACTCGCGATCGCCGCCTACGGGCTCGTCGCCGTCGTCGTCTTCGTCGGCCCGCTGGCGAGTCTGGTGGTGGGCAGTCTCACCGACGGGAGCGGCCTGACGCTGCGCCACTACGCCTTCCTCCTCGAGCGCCAACTCGAGGGCGCGAGCTTCCAGACCCAGCCGCTGCCGGCGATCCGCAATTCCTTGCTGTTCGGCGTCGCGACGCTCGCCGTGGCGGTGCCGATGGGCGTCGTGATCTCGGTGCTGACGGTGCGGGCCGGCCGGCTCGGCACGGCGATCGACACGCTCGCGATGCTTCCCTTAGCGGTCAGCGGCGTCGTCTTCGGGATCGGCCTCCTGCAGGGGCTGGTCTTCGGTCTCTCGCTACCCGGCGGGTGGCGGCTCCAGCTGACGGGCCCGATCGCGATCGTCGTCGCGCACGCGGTCGCAGCCTACCCGTTCGTGACGCGTAACGTCTCCCCGCTGCTCTCGAGTCTCGATCCGGCAATGGTCGAGTCCGCCCGCGCCCTTGGCGCCTCGCGGCTGCGCGCGCTGGTGGACGTCGAACTGCCGCTGGTCGCGACCGGCATCGTCGCCGGCGCGGCCTTCGCCTTCGCCATCTCGATCGGCGAGTTCTCGTCGACGGTGATTTTGGCCAGCGGCTCGGAGAGCTACACGATGCCCGTCGCCGTCGAACGCTACCTGGGTCGTCGTTCCGGGCCCGCGATCGCCATGGGCACGCTGCTGCTTATCGTCACCGCAGCGAGTTTCGTCGTCGTCGACCGCGTCGGCGGGAGGTACGAACCGTGA
- a CDS encoding ABC transporter ATP-binding protein, protein MTELRLEGVSKRYGGSGDGMETTETVGDATVALRDVDLTVRDGEFFTLVGPSGCGKTTTLRTIAGFEEPTAGRVAFDGDSMAGVPPEERDVGIVFQSYALFPHMSVAENVGYGLRFRDPPAGTTADERVADLLELVDLEGMGERSPDQLSGGQQQRVALARALAPEPDLLLLDEPMSALDAQLRESLRRQLVRIQSELEITTVYVTHDQAEALAISDRVAVMRDGRVEQVGRPQEIYREPDTRFVAEFVGDNNVFDGEIVARDGDRAQVSIDGTETTVELAGLPGADARSDGSGATAAGATDRLESGRICFCVRPGALSRTIEQNQFVVTVETAEFLGEQVRVHGRWNDVPIVLRLADVPDEGSELTVGFAPEDAHVVDLDVERA, encoded by the coding sequence GTGACCGAACTCCGCCTCGAGGGCGTCTCGAAGCGCTACGGCGGCAGCGGCGACGGGATGGAGACGACAGAGACCGTCGGGGACGCGACCGTCGCCCTCAGGGACGTCGACCTGACCGTCCGCGACGGCGAGTTCTTCACGCTCGTCGGCCCCTCCGGCTGCGGGAAGACCACCACCCTGCGGACGATCGCCGGCTTCGAGGAACCGACCGCCGGCCGCGTCGCGTTCGACGGCGACTCGATGGCCGGCGTCCCGCCCGAGGAGCGCGACGTCGGGATCGTCTTCCAGAGCTACGCGCTCTTTCCCCACATGAGCGTCGCCGAGAACGTCGGCTACGGGCTCCGGTTCCGCGACCCGCCCGCCGGCACGACCGCCGACGAGCGCGTCGCCGACCTGCTCGAGCTGGTCGACCTCGAGGGGATGGGCGAGCGCTCGCCCGACCAGCTGTCGGGCGGTCAACAGCAACGCGTCGCGCTGGCTCGCGCGCTCGCGCCCGAGCCGGACCTGCTCCTGCTCGACGAGCCGATGAGCGCGCTCGACGCGCAACTGCGCGAGTCGCTGCGGCGGCAACTCGTGCGGATCCAGTCGGAACTCGAGATCACGACCGTCTACGTCACCCACGATCAGGCGGAGGCGCTGGCGATCTCGGATCGAGTGGCGGTGATGCGCGACGGTCGGGTCGAACAGGTCGGCCGGCCCCAGGAAATCTACCGCGAGCCAGACACGCGGTTCGTCGCGGAGTTCGTCGGCGACAACAACGTTTTCGACGGCGAGATCGTCGCTCGCGACGGCGACCGAGCACAGGTGTCGATCGACGGGACCGAAACGACCGTCGAACTCGCCGGGCTGCCGGGGGCGGATGCGCGCTCGGACGGTTCGGGGGCGACCGCGGCAGGAGCGACGGACCGACTCGAGAGCGGCCGCATTTGTTTCTGCGTGCGGCCTGGCGCGCTCTCCCGCACCATCGAGCAGAACCAGTTCGTCGTAACCGTCGAAACCGCCGAGTTCCTCGGGGAGCAGGTGCGAGTCCACGGCCGCTGGAACGACGTGCCGATCGTGTTACGACTCGCGGACGTCCCGGACGAGGGCAGCGAGTTGACGGTCGGATTCGCCCCCGAGGATGCACACGTCGTGGACCTGGATGTGGAGCGTGCGTGA
- a CDS encoding MBL fold metallo-hydrolase, protein MITNLAADVQAFTSNVFLVEGERTVLVDPGANFDVVDSIRSTLEDDLEAVVLTHTHPDHVGNLEAVTDAFDVEVWGYDAEIEGVAIDHEIADGETVQLGDHEYVALHTPGHKDDHLCFYADEPGILFAGDLVFQNGSFGRTDLEEGDRATLIESIDRVLERIDEELTALHAGHGPSITDDPYEHVELASRMARQA, encoded by the coding sequence ATGATCACCAATCTCGCGGCTGATGTGCAGGCGTTCACGAGCAACGTCTTTCTCGTCGAGGGCGAGCGAACGGTCCTCGTCGATCCGGGCGCGAACTTCGACGTCGTCGATTCGATCCGATCCACTCTCGAGGACGACCTCGAGGCGGTCGTGCTCACCCACACGCACCCGGACCACGTCGGCAACCTCGAGGCCGTCACGGACGCGTTCGACGTCGAGGTGTGGGGGTACGACGCCGAAATCGAGGGCGTGGCGATCGATCACGAGATCGCGGACGGGGAGACGGTTCAGTTGGGCGACCACGAGTACGTCGCCCTTCACACGCCCGGGCACAAGGACGACCACCTCTGTTTCTACGCCGACGAGCCGGGTATCCTCTTCGCGGGCGATCTCGTCTTCCAGAACGGCAGCTTCGGCCGGACGGATCTCGAGGAGGGGGACCGGGCGACGCTGATCGAGAGCATCGATCGCGTGCTCGAGCGGATCGACGAGGAGCTGACGGCGCTGCACGCGGGCCACGGCCCGAGTATAACCGACGACCCGTACGAGCACGTGGAACTGGCGTCGCGGATGGCCCGACAGGCCTGA